One Cucurbita pepo subsp. pepo cultivar mu-cu-16 chromosome LG07, ASM280686v2, whole genome shotgun sequence genomic region harbors:
- the LOC111798544 gene encoding receptor protein-tyrosine kinase CEPR1-like isoform X4, translating into MAFHSAFFLLLFLTSSISASSQASTATSTAPNQSQFFLLMQNTASGKFLTDWDLSKGKSFCNFTGIDCNDRGSVVRIDISGQPLSGGFPEDLCSYLPELRVLRLAHTGFQGRFPPGITNCSLLEELDMSFMNLNGTIPDLSQMKQLRLLDLSYNSFTGDFPMSVFDLVNLEVLNFNENYNLNLWKLPEKISRMKKLKSMVLTTCMLDGEIPRSIGNMTSLVDLELSGNFLKGEIPKEISLLKNLQQLELYYNELTGNIPEEFGNLTELVDVDMSVNLLTGELPESICKLPKLKVLQIYNNSLTGEIPSVLANSTTLTMLSLYDNFLTGQIPQKLGKYSPMVVVDLSENRLSGPLPLDICRGGELLYFLVLQNSLSGEIPASFAKCESILRFRVSFNQLVGEIPQELLALPHVSIIDVAHNHLTGSISSSISQARNLSELFLQRNRISGVIPPEISGATNLVKLDLSNNLLSGPVPFEIGNLKKLNLLNLVMLQGNQLDSSIPSSLTSLKSLSVLDLSNNRFSGEIPESLSKLYPNSLNLSNNQLSGQIPLPFIKEGLADRFSGNPNLCIPPAYFISTEQKFRICSRFPFAKRLNFIWTIGIPLLIFITAAVLFIKRRITTRKASDIENKETLTSRFFDQNTILEAMAEKNIVGHGGSGTVYKIEIGKGEIVAVKRLWNRRAKHLVDKELKTEIETLKTVRHKNIAKLYNYFAALNCSLMVYEYIPNGNLWDALHKGWIHLDWPTRHRIAVGIAQGLAYLHHNFSPPVIHRDIKTTNILLDANYQPRIADFGIAKILQGGKDSTGSVIAGKTSGYLAPDYADSSTATTKCDVYSFGVVLMELITGKNPIEAEYGDNKNIAHWISNKIDTNEQILEILDKRLKGLFINEIIKALGIAIRCTKNNPELRPAMGEVVELLQEVDPCKYDQASKMSKK; encoded by the exons ATGGCTTTTCACTCAGCTTTCTTCCTGCTTTTGTTCCTCACTTCCTCCATCTCTGCTTCTTCTCAAGCTTCTACTGCTACTTCTACTGCTCCCAATCAGTCCCAGTTCTTCCTTCTCATGCAAAACACTGCCTCAGGAAAGTTCCTCACTGATTGGGATctttccaaag GTAAATCCTTCTGCAACTTCACCGGAATCGACTGCAATGACCGAGGTAGCGTCGTTCGGATCGATATCTCCGGCCAGCCTCTCTCTGGTGGCTTCCCCGAAGATCTATGCTCTTACCTCCCAGAGCTACGAGTTCTTCGTCTCGCCCATACTGGTTTCCAGGGACGTTTTCCTCCAGGAATCACTAATTGTTCTCTCCTTGAAGAGCTTGACATGAGCTTCATGAATCTCAATGGAACAATCCCGGATTTGTCGCAAATGAAACAACTACGTCTGCTCGACTTATCGTACAATTCCTTCACTGGCGACTTTCCCATGTCGGTTTTCGACCTTGTGAATCTTGAGGTGCTGAATTTCAATGAGAATTATAATCTCAACTTATGGAAGTTGCCTGAGAAGATCTCCAGAATGAAGAAGCTGAAATCCATGGTGTTGACAACGTGTATGTTAGACGGGGAAATCCCGAGATCGATCGGGAACATGACGTCTCTTGTCGATCTCGAACTCAGTGGGAACTTTCTCAAGGGAGAGATCCCAAAAGAAATTTCCTTACTGAAGAACTTGCAACAGCTTGAACTCTATTACAATGAACTCACAGGAAACATACCAGAGGAGTTCGGAAATCTAACGGAGCTCGTCGACGTCGACATGTCGGTGAACCTTTTAACAGGAGAGCTACCAGAATCCATTTGCAAACTCCCAAAGCTTAAAGTTCTACAGATTTACAACAATAGTCTAACAGGAGAGATCCCAAGTGTACTAGCTAACTCAACAACACTAACTATGCTATCACTTTATGACAACTTTCTTACAGGACAGATTCCACAAAAGTTGGGGAAGTACTCACCAATGGTCGTCGTCGACTTGTCGGAAAATCGCCTGTCGGGGCCATTGCCATTGGATATATGCAGAGGAGGGGAATTGCTATACTTTCTTGTCCTGCAAAACAGCCTTTCTGGAGAAATCCCAGCAAGTTTCGCCAAATGCGAGTCGATTTTGAGGTTTCGGGTTAGTTTCAATCAGTTGGTAGGAGAAATTCCTCAAGAACTTTTGGCTCTCCCCCATGTTTCAATCATTGATGTTGCTCATAATCATCTCACTGGTTCCATTTCAAGTTCTATCTCACAGGCAAGAAACTTATCAGAGTTGTTCTTGCAAAGAAACAGGATTTCTGGAGTTATCCCGCCGGAGATTTCAGGAGCAACCAATCTGGTGAAGCTTGATCTCAGCAATAATCTTCTCTCCGGTCCAGTGCCGTTCGAGATCGGCAATCTGAAGAAGCTTAATTTG CTTAATCTGGTGATGTTACAAGGAAATCAGCTGGATTCATCGATCCCTAGTTCACTCACTTCATTGAAATCCCTCAGTGTTCTTGATCTCTCAAACAATCGTTTTTCCGGCGAAATCCCAGAAAGTTTGAGTAAATTGTACCCAAATTCTTTGAATCTTTCGAACAATCAACTTTCCGGTCAAATTCCTCTGCCTTTCATCAAAGAAGGATTAGCCGATAGATTTTCCGGCAATCCAAATCTATGCATTCCACCGGCGTATTTCATTTCAACGGAACAGAAATTCCGGATTTGCTCGCGTTTTCCCTTCGCAAAACGTCTGAATTTCATCTGGACAATCGGAATTCCATTGCTCATCTTCATCACCGCCGCCGTCCTGTTCATAAAACGCCGAATCACAACCAGAAAGGCCTCAGACATCGAGAACAAAGAAACCCTAACTTCGCGATTCTTCGACCAAAACACGATTCTAGAAGCCATGGCGGAAAAGAACATCGTCGGTCACGGTGGATCCGGAACCGTCTACAAAATCGAGATCGGAAAAGGAGAAATCGTCGCCGTGAAGAGACTATGGAATCGGAGAGCGAAACATCTCGTCGACAAGGAATTGAAAACagaaatcgaaaccctaaaaacCGTACGGCACAAGAACATCGCCAAACTCTACAACTACTTTGCGGCTCTAAATTGCAGCCTTATGGTTTACGAATATATACCAAACGGAAACCTATGGGACGCGCTTCATAAAGGGTGGATTCATCTCGATTGGCCCACGCGCCACCGCATCGCGGTGGGAATCGCCCAAGGCCTCGCTTATCTCCACCACAACTTCTCGCCGCCGGTAATCCACAGAGACATCAAAACCACAAACATTCTGCTCGACGCAAATTACCAACCCAGAATCGCAGATTTCGGCATAGCCAAAATCCTCCAAGGAGGCAAAGACTCAACCGGCTCTGTAATCGCCGGAAAAACCTCCGGCTACTTAGCTCCCG ATTATGCAGATTCATCAACGGCGACAACCAAATGCGATGTGTACAGTTTTGGGGTGGTTTTAATGGAGCTGATTACAGGGAAGAACCCGATTGAAGCCGAATATGGAGATAACAAGAACATTGCACACTGGATTTCGAACAAAATCGACACAAACGAACAAATTCTTGAGATTCTCGACAAGAGATTAAAAGGGTTGTTCATAAATGAGATAATTAAAGCATTGGGTATCGCAATTCGCTGTACTAAGAACAATCCAGAGCTCCGACCCGCCATGGGAGAGGTGGTTGAGCTTCTGCAAGAGGTGGATCCTTGCAAATATGATCAAGCTTCAAAGATGTCAAAAAAGTAG